From Xenopus tropicalis strain Nigerian chromosome 3, UCB_Xtro_10.0, whole genome shotgun sequence, the proteins below share one genomic window:
- the slc25a23 gene encoding calcium-binding mitochondrial carrier protein SCaMC-3 isoform X1 translates to MDRDGTLTIDWLEWRDHFLLNPLHNMEDVITYWKHSSMLDIGESLAVPDEFSKKEIRSGMWWKQLLAGGVAGAVSRTGTAPLDRLKVLMQVHGSQGLSILRGLRVMIEEGGVRSLWRGNGINVIKIAPESAIKFMAYEQIKKLIRGQHETLRVRERFIAGSLAGAIAQTAIYPMEVLKTRMALRRTGQYSGMSDCARQILRNEGVRAFFKGYIPNLLGIVPYAGIDLAVYETLKNTWLQRYRSSTSADPGVLVLLACGTVSSTCGQIASYPLALVRTRMQAQASVQGSPQLSMVALFRHIVAREGFLGLYRGIAPNFMKVIPAVSISYVVYENMKRLLGVTSR, encoded by the exons ATGGACCGCGACGGAACCCTGACCATCGATTGGCTGGAATGGAGAGATCACTTCCTGCTAAACCCCCTGCACAACATGGAGGATGTTATCACTTACTGGAAGCATTCGTCT ATGCTGGATATCGGCGAATCGCTGGCAGTTCCAGATGAATTCTCAAAGAAAGAGATCCGCTCTGGAATGTGGTGGAAACAGCTGCTGGCCGGGGGCGTGGCCGGGGCTGTATCTAGAACTGGGACGGCACCTCTGGACCGACTGAAAGTCCTTATGCAG GTTCACGGCTCACAAGGTTTATCCATTTTGCGGGGTCTGCGAGTGATGATAGAGGAAGGAGGTGTGCGCTCACTCTGGCGTGGGAATGGGATTAACGTAATAAAAATTGCCCCTGAATCTGCTATTAAATTCATGGCGTATGAGCAG ATAAAGAAGCTGATTCGTGGGCAGCATGAGACTCTGCGAGTCAGAGAGAGGTTTATCGCCGGATCATTGGCCGGGGCCATTGCTCAGACTGCAATCTATCCAATGGAG GTGCTAAAGACAAGGATGGCTCTGCGGCGGACTGGCCAGTACTCGGGGATGTCAGACTGCGCCCGTCAGATCCTGCGAAATGAGGGCGTCAGAGCGTTCTTCAAGGGCTACATTCCCAATCTACTGGGCATCGTGCCCTATGCAGGCATTGACCTGGCAGTATATGAG ACACTGAAGAACACATGGTTACAGCGGTACAGATCCAGCACCAGCGCCGACCCTGGAGTTTTGGTGTTGTTGGCGTGTGGCACCGTATCCAGCACGTGTGGGCAGATCGCCAGTTACCCACTGGCCTTGGTCAGGACGCGAATGCAAGCCCAGG CCTCTGTGCAGGGTTCCCCGCAGCTCTCCATGGTGGCCTTATTTCGCCACATTGTGGCAAGGGAGGGCTTCCTGGGCCTTTATCGAGGCATCGCTCCGAACTTCATGAAGGTGATCCCCGCCGTCAGCATCAGCTACGTGGTCTACGAGAACATGAAAAGATTGTTGGGGGTAACGAGTCGGTGA
- the slc25a23 gene encoding calcium-binding mitochondrial carrier protein SCaMC-3: MHGPDSLDPDREKRYALLFSQLDSNRDGRVDINELREGLQALGMTPCHNAEQEILRAGDTDQDGQLDFEEFTHYLEERERRLLIMFNSLDRNNDGQIDISEIQECFHGLGIHITLAQAKKVLQSMDRDGTLTIDWLEWRDHFLLNPLHNMEDVITYWKHSSMLDIGESLAVPDEFSKKEIRSGMWWKQLLAGGVAGAVSRTGTAPLDRLKVLMQVHGSQGLSILRGLRVMIEEGGVRSLWRGNGINVIKIAPESAIKFMAYEQIKKLIRGQHETLRVRERFIAGSLAGAIAQTAIYPMEVLKTRMALRRTGQYSGMSDCARQILRNEGVRAFFKGYIPNLLGIVPYAGIDLAVYETLKNTWLQRYRSSTSADPGVLVLLACGTVSSTCGQIASYPLALVRTRMQAQASVQGSPQLSMVALFRHIVAREGFLGLYRGIAPNFMKVIPAVSISYVVYENMKRLLGVTSR, encoded by the exons ATGCATGGCCCTGATTCCTTGGATCCCGATAGGGAGAAGCGATATGCGCTGCTCTTCAGCCAGCTGGACTCCAACAGGGACGGGAGGGTGGATATCAACGAGCTGCGGGAGGGACTCCAAGCCCTGGGCATGACTCCGTGCCATAACGCCGAGCAG GAGATCCTGCGCGCCGGGGACACCGACCAGGACGGCCAATTGGATTTCGAGGAGTTCACCCACTATCTGGAGGAGAGAGAGAGGCGCCTGCTAATCATGTTTAACAGCCTGGACCGCAACAATGACG GTCAAATCGACATCTCCGAGATCCAGGAATGTTTCCACGGCCTTGGCATTCACATCACGTTGGCACAGGCCAAGAAGGTTCTGCAGAG CATGGACCGCGACGGAACCCTGACCATCGATTGGCTGGAATGGAGAGATCACTTCCTGCTAAACCCCCTGCACAACATGGAGGATGTTATCACTTACTGGAAGCATTCGTCT ATGCTGGATATCGGCGAATCGCTGGCAGTTCCAGATGAATTCTCAAAGAAAGAGATCCGCTCTGGAATGTGGTGGAAACAGCTGCTGGCCGGGGGCGTGGCCGGGGCTGTATCTAGAACTGGGACGGCACCTCTGGACCGACTGAAAGTCCTTATGCAG GTTCACGGCTCACAAGGTTTATCCATTTTGCGGGGTCTGCGAGTGATGATAGAGGAAGGAGGTGTGCGCTCACTCTGGCGTGGGAATGGGATTAACGTAATAAAAATTGCCCCTGAATCTGCTATTAAATTCATGGCGTATGAGCAG ATAAAGAAGCTGATTCGTGGGCAGCATGAGACTCTGCGAGTCAGAGAGAGGTTTATCGCCGGATCATTGGCCGGGGCCATTGCTCAGACTGCAATCTATCCAATGGAG GTGCTAAAGACAAGGATGGCTCTGCGGCGGACTGGCCAGTACTCGGGGATGTCAGACTGCGCCCGTCAGATCCTGCGAAATGAGGGCGTCAGAGCGTTCTTCAAGGGCTACATTCCCAATCTACTGGGCATCGTGCCCTATGCAGGCATTGACCTGGCAGTATATGAG ACACTGAAGAACACATGGTTACAGCGGTACAGATCCAGCACCAGCGCCGACCCTGGAGTTTTGGTGTTGTTGGCGTGTGGCACCGTATCCAGCACGTGTGGGCAGATCGCCAGTTACCCACTGGCCTTGGTCAGGACGCGAATGCAAGCCCAGG CCTCTGTGCAGGGTTCCCCGCAGCTCTCCATGGTGGCCTTATTTCGCCACATTGTGGCAAGGGAGGGCTTCCTGGGCCTTTATCGAGGCATCGCTCCGAACTTCATGAAGGTGATCCCCGCCGTCAGCATCAGCTACGTGGTCTACGAGAACATGAAAAGATTGTTGGGGGTAACGAGTCGGTGA